The Fusarium fujikuroi IMI 58289 draft genome, chromosome FFUJ_chr01 sequence ACTCAAGCTACGCGGGATGAACTCAAGAACTTTGTTCTTTGATTTGGGACGATTTGTTGCATTGTTTCTTGTTTTTTTCGAGTATCATTTCCAGCCCGGCTTGTACGGCTGTGGCATATCGGATGGAACGGCTTAGACGCTTCTACCATAGAACCGGATCAAAACATGAACAGACATGGCCGGCAATTTGCCTCACTCACGTTAACGTTACGTCTCCTCCCTCTCTTGGCAAACATCCTGTGAAGTGGCACAGCCCCCAATTATAGTGACTCGAGTGTcgggccaagaagaaggcgaatCCATCGTACGTGTGTATCAGAGTGGCTCAGCTTTGCCTCCTCTGCTTCCCTTTCACATGACATCGATCAATTGCACATGACGTTCGTTTGCGGCCTTTGGCAGAGAGTGGGTCGGCTTAACGGAGATCCTAAGTGTGGGGAGGATTTAGTTAGACAAGGGTCTTAAAGGCATGGATCTTATGACCTCTTTTTGATGGTTCAGCGCTAAATCATTGCTCGAGTCCTATCTATGGAGACGTTAATCTGGGGTTATGAGACAGAGCGTTATTGCTGGAGATGAATGCAGATATTTGTCTCACTAAGGAATGAGGAGAAATGCATTTGTGGGCATCACGAAGCAGTATTCTGTAGAAGTTTGGTGATGAGTTTGCACCAAAACAAAGGGAGTACAATTTGTGAGGCATAGATATCAAAGTGATCCTAAAATACAGCAATAGACACGTTTCCAGCAGTGAATCACTACAGCTTTGGCCTGGCAATATCAACGGGCGTCCACCAAGGGTAGATTTTGGGCGCGTTCTTGTCCATAGTTCCCGTGAAATCcggcttcctcttctctaaGAAGCTATTCATTCCCTCTTTCGCATCCTTACCTGTGAACAAGTCCCAAAATATCTTGCTCTCAAGTAGATGCGCCTCCTCAGGCGACGAGGCACCCCTGTAGATCATGTCCTTCATTACCCGCGCGGAAACACCACTTACATTGGCCGCTATCTCATCCGCGATCTTGAGCGCTGTGGGAAGAACCTCTTCAGGTGCAACAATCTCGCTGAAGAGACCGTCAAAGAGCTTGTGGGTGGCAGGGTAGACAGCGCCAGTGGTGGTGAGGTGAAGTGCACGGCTGGTTCCGATGAGGCGTGGGAGAAAGAAACTGCTGCATGCCTCCATGCTGAAGCCACGGCGACCAAACACAAAGCCAATCTGGGCGTCGCGGCTCACAACGCGGATGTTGGCGCCGAGAGTCATTGTGATACCCACGCCAACAGCAGAGCCattgatggcgacgatgacaGGCTTGTTGCATCGATACATGGGTAAAGTGACAATGCCGCCGGAGTCGCGATGATCAGCAGCGTCTTTGCCCAACGCATGCTCCTCATTGAAGTCCATACCAGCGCAGTACATGCGATTCTTTGGATCCGACGAAGTGAGAACTATAGCGCGAACGCGAGGATCAACAGAGA is a genomic window containing:
- a CDS encoding related to enoyl-CoA hydratase; this translates as MASPWLPDSYATLNLPALQLFHHPPSSKEVTHVIVIKLHRPEARNAFTDTMAASLSHALNTLSVDPRVRAIVLTSSDPKNRMYCAGMDFNEEHALGKDAADHRDSGGIVTLPMYRCNKPVIVAINGSAVGVGITMTLGANIRVVSRDAQIGFVFGRRGFSMEACSSFFLPRLIGTSRALHLTTTGAVYPATHKLFDGLFSEIVAPEEVLPTALKIADEIAANVSGVSARVMKDMIYRGASSPEEAHLLESKIFWDLFTGKDAKEGMNSFLEKRKPDFTGTMDKNAPKIYPWWTPVDIARPKL